One genomic window of Granulicella arctica includes the following:
- a CDS encoding GGDEF domain-containing protein produces the protein MESTLILTLTAALFFSGSAVMITARLHNRGLMGLGWLGLSLASGGVGVVLLLNSNRLPLLASVLSWDMSILIALVLLHVGVLELAASRSLFPTFGTALLAFQVGSDLYCVYGNAGNRFRITVFGLLIAGQLIDTAIHLLKISKHGGQLPSQFTAVILWGAVATNLVRSCMAIYGLSWGREVTHRVWDLTTIAYTVAVLGVAFGFFWTSITIRTSGLEHMAGTDPLTRLFNRRLFLTWCEKEWLRSQKTGAFFSILMIDLDHFKRINDTFGHHIGDLALCAAVEKIQDAMRGIDVIGRWGGEEFAALLPGANHQAACLVADRVRRNIQRVSLSPVSKVGTGGEKRLSLTACVGIATHLNAEDTVQAMMRRADQALYTAKTNGRNRVDG, from the coding sequence ATGGAGAGCACACTGATTCTTACCCTAACGGCTGCGCTGTTCTTCAGCGGGAGTGCGGTGATGATAACCGCGCGCCTGCACAATAGGGGACTGATGGGGCTGGGATGGCTTGGTCTCTCGCTCGCATCTGGCGGGGTGGGAGTGGTCCTCCTGCTCAATTCGAATCGCCTGCCCTTGTTGGCTTCTGTGCTTTCGTGGGACATGTCTATTCTGATCGCCTTGGTCCTGCTGCATGTCGGCGTCCTTGAGCTTGCTGCAAGCCGGTCGCTGTTTCCGACATTCGGCACCGCACTTCTTGCTTTCCAGGTAGGAAGCGATCTTTATTGTGTCTATGGTAACGCCGGCAACCGGTTTCGAATCACAGTCTTCGGCCTCCTTATTGCTGGACAGTTAATTGACACGGCCATTCATCTTTTGAAGATCTCAAAGCACGGCGGGCAGCTTCCTTCGCAATTTACCGCCGTAATCCTTTGGGGTGCCGTCGCAACCAACTTAGTTCGAAGCTGCATGGCCATCTATGGTCTCTCATGGGGCCGAGAGGTCACTCATCGAGTCTGGGATTTGACTACCATCGCATACACAGTCGCCGTACTAGGGGTAGCATTTGGTTTTTTCTGGACTTCGATAACAATCAGAACCTCCGGGCTTGAACACATGGCAGGGACTGATCCTCTAACGCGCTTGTTCAATCGGCGGCTGTTTCTTACATGGTGTGAGAAGGAGTGGCTGAGAAGCCAGAAGACAGGTGCATTCTTTTCAATCCTGATGATTGACTTAGACCACTTTAAGCGCATCAACGATACCTTCGGCCACCACATAGGAGATCTCGCTTTATGTGCTGCCGTCGAGAAGATCCAGGATGCAATGCGCGGTATCGATGTGATAGGACGGTGGGGAGGGGAGGAGTTCGCGGCACTCTTGCCCGGGGCCAACCATCAAGCCGCCTGTTTGGTCGCGGACCGTGTTCGCAGAAACATCCAAAGGGTCTCTTTATCGCCCGTCTCCAAGGTCGGAACGGGAGGCGAGAAACGGCTAAGCCTGACAGCATGTGTCGGCATAGCAACCCACTTGAATGCAGAGGATACAGTGCAGGCAATGATGCGGCGCGCCGACCAGGCCCTCTATACCGCAAAGACAAATGGCCGCAATCGGGTGGATGGGTAA
- a CDS encoding tyrosine-type recombinase/integrase has product MGKLVFMPFLLESGHPASNGPDLARQGSAFALTPAQALLRRMVLDTVPSAHSRRNYATALDQLFRFAASQPLTRTLLMEYRASLEALAPSTINVRLAAMRRMVTEAQKNGMLGVEEAAQLTSIPNIKQAGTRMGNWLTREQAKELLAVPDRSTLKGKCDYVILALLVGCALRRTELAELEVATIQQREGRWVLADLEGKGRRIRTVAIPIWVKKGIDAWREAAGIEQGRLLVRIGKGSKIRGETLSDWAIWSVVEQSAKQIGIERFGAHDLRRTCAKLCRKGGGDLEQIKFLLGHSSIQTTERYLGAEQEIVVAVNDNLGL; this is encoded by the coding sequence ATGGGTAAACTGGTTTTCATGCCATTTCTGCTCGAATCCGGTCATCCAGCCTCAAACGGCCCCGATTTAGCAAGGCAGGGAAGTGCTTTTGCGCTGACCCCAGCTCAGGCGCTCCTCCGCCGCATGGTTCTGGACACGGTCCCGTCCGCCCACTCCAGGCGAAACTACGCGACCGCCCTTGACCAGCTGTTCCGGTTCGCTGCCAGCCAACCTCTCACCCGCACGCTCCTCATGGAGTACCGCGCGAGCCTCGAGGCGCTCGCGCCGTCGACCATCAACGTGCGGCTCGCGGCCATGCGGCGCATGGTGACGGAAGCGCAGAAGAACGGCATGCTCGGGGTCGAGGAGGCGGCGCAGCTGACCTCGATCCCGAACATCAAGCAGGCGGGAACCCGGATGGGAAATTGGCTGACCCGCGAGCAGGCCAAGGAGTTGCTGGCCGTGCCGGACCGGTCGACCCTTAAGGGTAAGTGCGACTACGTCATCCTGGCCCTGCTGGTCGGCTGCGCCCTGCGCCGGACCGAACTAGCTGAACTGGAGGTCGCGACGATTCAGCAGCGGGAGGGCCGCTGGGTCCTGGCCGATCTCGAAGGAAAGGGCCGGCGGATCCGCACGGTCGCGATCCCGATCTGGGTCAAGAAGGGAATCGACGCCTGGCGGGAAGCGGCCGGCATCGAGCAAGGCCGGCTCCTCGTCCGGATCGGCAAGGGGAGCAAGATCCGCGGCGAGACCCTGAGCGACTGGGCCATCTGGTCGGTCGTCGAGCAATCCGCCAAGCAGATCGGGATCGAACGCTTCGGGGCCCACGATCTCCGCAGAACCTGTGCCAAGCTCTGCCGCAAGGGCGGCGGCGACCTCGAGCAGATCAAGTTCCTGCTCGGGCACTCGTCTATCCAGACGACCGAACGGTACCTTGGAGCGGAGCAGGAGATCGTCGTGGCGGTGAACGACAATTTGGGTCTTTGA
- a CDS encoding replication protein RepA, whose translation MSKITAEMEKKRDRQAEDSISKDRFVEELVRLREKRDAGALGVQMTQIAQAMVLCGLPYSPTKETKIVRRARLGDGSTVSVTFSAGLDGIGMPYGSDRTLLHWMIDRAIKTKSAIVSWDTATEFLKDVGMADSGKNRKDLKQRYLRLTGLTIGVVRKGSTEESTVLVPFIEESHLPTSVDIKSAKSGQALLRLDSPTFGFRLGERIFREILQYHVPVPFELLQATKKKSQLQDHLIFLYWRSFSAQTETLIPWESLREQLWQEDSVASRIRTRFKEAISVFKTIWPELNAEAEKAGLRIGPPRGGMHFLPQARAVRRLPIPSPFQ comes from the coding sequence ATGTCGAAAATCACTGCCGAAATGGAAAAGAAGCGAGACCGACAAGCCGAGGACTCGATAAGTAAAGATAGGTTTGTGGAAGAGTTGGTAAGGTTGCGCGAGAAACGTGATGCTGGCGCTCTTGGTGTTCAGATGACTCAAATTGCTCAAGCCATGGTTCTCTGTGGACTCCCTTACAGCCCCACAAAAGAGACTAAGATCGTCCGTCGAGCTCGTCTCGGGGACGGATCTACAGTTTCTGTAACCTTTAGTGCGGGACTCGATGGAATTGGCATGCCCTACGGTTCAGACCGTACGCTCCTGCACTGGATGATTGACCGTGCAATCAAGACGAAGTCAGCCATTGTCAGTTGGGACACAGCTACGGAATTCCTAAAGGACGTCGGCATGGCGGACAGTGGGAAGAACCGTAAAGATCTCAAGCAACGATACTTGCGCCTCACGGGACTGACCATTGGTGTAGTGAGAAAGGGAAGTACCGAGGAATCAACGGTCTTGGTTCCTTTCATCGAAGAATCCCACCTCCCGACTTCTGTTGATATCAAGTCAGCCAAAAGTGGGCAAGCGCTACTACGCCTTGACTCACCTACGTTCGGCTTCCGCTTGGGCGAACGCATTTTCCGGGAGATACTCCAGTATCATGTGCCCGTACCCTTCGAACTCCTACAGGCAACAAAGAAGAAGTCTCAGCTTCAGGATCACCTCATCTTCCTCTACTGGCGCAGTTTCTCAGCGCAAACCGAGACCCTAATTCCTTGGGAAAGCCTCCGGGAACAACTCTGGCAAGAAGACAGTGTTGCAAGTCGCATCCGTACCAGATTTAAGGAAGCGATTTCTGTGTTCAAGACAATTTGGCCTGAACTGAACGCTGAGGCCGAGAAGGCAGGCCTACGTATTGGTCCGCCGAGAGGCGGAATGCACTTCCTTCCTCAAGCAAGGGCAGTACGTCGCTTGCCGATCCCAAGCCCATTTCAATAA
- a CDS encoding PDDEXK nuclease domain-containing protein, whose translation MPKNDLTPTKDAAKLSHVKEAIAQRRNTEFSEILTLISTSRDRALQAVNSTLISLYWEIGAMIRRKIEEADWGDGVVDELAAYIARKEPNLRGFTRRNLFRMRQFYEAYVSDPIVSPLVTQLPWSHHLVILGQSKRPEEREFYIKIAIRERWSKRELERQFKNALFERVVLSPPKVSPLVTQRYPEALSIFKDAYAVEFLGLPPEHPEADLHQGLLHKLKDFLIELGRDFCFVGSEYPLQVGDRDFALDLLFFHRGLNCLIAVELKVGRFEPEYLGKLDFYLEALDRNVRKPHEQPSIGVLLCASKNNEVVEFALSRSLSPTLIAEYKTQLPDKELLQAKLHEFYLQNAPEEPIDDTN comes from the coding sequence ATGCCGAAGAATGACCTGACGCCTACGAAGGATGCCGCGAAGCTCTCCCATGTAAAGGAGGCCATTGCGCAGCGCCGCAATACGGAATTCAGCGAGATTTTGACCCTGATATCGACCTCGCGGGATCGAGCATTGCAGGCCGTCAACTCGACCCTCATTTCGCTTTATTGGGAGATTGGGGCGATGATCAGACGGAAGATTGAAGAGGCGGACTGGGGCGACGGGGTGGTGGATGAGCTCGCTGCGTACATCGCTCGCAAAGAGCCGAACCTCAGGGGTTTTACGCGACGCAATCTCTTCAGAATGAGGCAATTCTATGAGGCATATGTAAGCGATCCAATTGTGTCTCCACTGGTGACACAATTGCCGTGGTCCCATCACCTAGTCATTCTTGGGCAAAGCAAACGACCTGAAGAGAGAGAGTTCTACATAAAAATTGCAATTCGAGAGAGGTGGAGCAAGAGGGAACTCGAGCGACAGTTCAAGAACGCTCTATTCGAGAGAGTGGTCCTCAGTCCTCCAAAAGTGTCACCACTGGTGACACAAAGATACCCGGAAGCGCTAAGCATCTTCAAAGATGCCTATGCCGTTGAATTTTTAGGCCTTCCTCCAGAGCATCCTGAAGCTGATCTGCACCAAGGCTTGCTCCACAAACTGAAGGATTTCCTCATTGAGCTTGGCCGTGACTTCTGCTTCGTAGGCTCAGAATACCCGCTCCAGGTCGGGGACAGAGACTTCGCCTTGGATCTGCTGTTCTTCCACCGAGGACTCAACTGTCTGATTGCCGTGGAACTCAAGGTTGGCCGTTTCGAACCAGAGTATCTTGGTAAACTCGACTTCTACCTTGAAGCTCTCGATCGAAACGTCAGAAAACCTCACGAACAGCCCAGCATCGGCGTCTTGCTTTGCGCCAGCAAGAATAACGAGGTGGTTGAGTTCGCGCTAAGCCGAAGTCTGTCTCCGACTCTCATCGCCGAGTACAAAACTCAACTTCCCGACAAGGAACTGCTTCAGGCGAAGCTTCACGAGTTCTATCTTCAGAACGCACCTGAAGAGCCGATCGACGATACCAACTGA
- a CDS encoding sensor domain-containing protein yields MAPVAIIQDLGESQRLLESVVHNANDAILITEAEPLDAPGPRIVYANPAFTRMTGYSLQDVLGKSPRLLQGVLSGSEAPARIRAALGAWKSIEIELVNYRKDGKPFWVQLSIFPVPNGRGWYTHWVSVQREITKRKESEETATELRVTALQNEALNAEIAERKLIQAELTRVAFHDSLTALPNRTYFMHSLRALITRVRDEDQHHACVLYIDLDQFKGINDTLGHHVGDLLLNETAQRLRRCTKDANILARLGGDEFAVLLENIEDSNQILLTANHMLDAIRGPVVLMGTKLRVTASIGICFVDQPSLAAEDVLRDADLAMYAAKRKGGALCVVYNEGMHAAALAELQIKLQLAQALDQEEFEVYYQPFVDTRTGMIHGMEALIRWNHPTRGLLTPHAFIPIAEDTGLIVELGLWILRQACKDFLIIRQVSKQELCLSVNVSSRQLEEPRFLPCLETLLSETGMDAELLMLEITESVLLKEAGSVGEVLQSIRRLGVKIAFDDFGVGYSSLNYLRKFPIDTLKIDQSFVRVMGHDPVTASIIETIIKLAQTLGIAVSAEGIETEAEAEALQSYGCSRVQGYLYSGPVPLYGLIEMLSSPNPAALWRKF; encoded by the coding sequence ATGGCTCCAGTAGCGATCATTCAAGATCTCGGCGAGTCACAACGTTTGCTTGAGTCGGTGGTACATAATGCAAACGATGCCATTCTGATCACAGAGGCTGAGCCTTTGGACGCTCCTGGTCCTCGCATTGTGTATGCAAACCCAGCGTTCACGCGGATGACCGGCTACTCCCTCCAGGATGTTCTCGGTAAATCACCACGCCTCTTACAGGGAGTACTAAGTGGTTCGGAAGCACCGGCGCGAATACGCGCGGCGCTTGGGGCATGGAAATCGATTGAGATTGAGCTCGTCAACTACCGGAAGGACGGAAAGCCTTTTTGGGTTCAATTGAGCATTTTTCCCGTTCCGAATGGTAGAGGGTGGTATACGCATTGGGTTTCGGTGCAGCGAGAGATCACGAAACGGAAGGAGTCAGAAGAGACAGCGACTGAATTGCGCGTGACAGCACTTCAGAACGAAGCGTTGAATGCAGAGATCGCGGAGCGGAAGCTCATTCAAGCAGAGTTGACTCGCGTTGCTTTCCATGACAGCCTCACAGCCCTGCCCAATCGTACCTATTTCATGCACTCTCTCAGAGCTCTCATAACTCGAGTGCGCGATGAAGACCAGCACCATGCGTGTGTCCTCTACATTGACTTGGACCAATTCAAGGGGATCAACGACACCCTCGGGCACCATGTGGGAGATCTACTCCTGAACGAAACTGCGCAAAGGCTGCGGCGTTGCACCAAGGATGCAAACATACTCGCACGATTGGGCGGAGACGAGTTCGCCGTACTCCTCGAGAACATAGAAGACTCCAATCAGATTCTTCTGACTGCAAATCATATGCTGGATGCCATTAGGGGGCCAGTAGTGCTGATGGGAACCAAGCTCAGAGTGACCGCGAGCATTGGGATCTGCTTTGTCGATCAACCATCACTTGCAGCGGAAGACGTACTGCGCGACGCAGACCTGGCCATGTACGCAGCGAAGAGGAAGGGCGGAGCGCTATGCGTCGTCTATAACGAAGGAATGCACGCAGCGGCGCTCGCCGAACTTCAAATCAAGCTTCAGCTTGCACAGGCATTGGATCAAGAGGAATTCGAGGTTTACTATCAACCGTTCGTGGATACAAGAACGGGAATGATCCACGGCATGGAGGCTCTGATCCGGTGGAATCATCCGACACGCGGCCTGTTGACTCCCCATGCGTTCATTCCAATTGCGGAAGATACCGGTCTCATCGTAGAGCTTGGGCTGTGGATTTTGAGACAAGCCTGCAAGGACTTTTTAATAATCCGTCAGGTCTCAAAACAAGAGCTCTGCCTTAGCGTCAATGTTTCCAGTCGGCAGTTGGAGGAACCGCGCTTCCTTCCTTGTCTTGAAACGCTCCTGAGTGAGACCGGAATGGATGCCGAGCTTCTTATGTTGGAGATTACGGAAAGCGTCCTCCTCAAAGAGGCTGGAAGCGTCGGAGAGGTTCTCCAAAGTATTCGACGTCTTGGAGTGAAGATCGCCTTTGACGACTTTGGGGTCGGCTATTCGTCGTTGAACTACTTGAGAAAGTTTCCCATCGATACGCTCAAAATAGATCAATCGTTCGTTAGGGTGATGGGTCATGACCCTGTTACGGCGAGCATTATCGAGACGATTATCAAGTTAGCTCAAACACTCGGAATCGCTGTGTCAGCAGAAGGTATAGAGACTGAAGCAGAAGCTGAAGCTCTTCAAAGCTATGGCTGCAGTCGCGTTCAGGGCTATCTATACAGCGGGCCTGTACCGCTATATGGCCTTATCGAGATGCTTTCGAGCCCGAATCCTGCCGCTCTATGGCGTAAGTTTTGA
- the parA gene encoding ParA family partition ATPase, with protein MAITIAIANQKGGCGKTTTCMNLAGGLSAAGLRVLVVDADPQGSATEWRNRSEESRLSFDVIAMSTSSIHKELPRVIKNSSYEVAIIDCPPGTETKGFGTVTRSALLAADCVIIPSRPTPIDFLATSIMLPVLADVATIKPEQRVFLLLNAKHSSNRLGRTAKEGAIAMFSDQGIKIDILQTEIHDRTAFAEAPASGQTVVEFAPSSKAAEEILFLTKEVIKLCLVAQQ; from the coding sequence ATGGCTATCACAATTGCAATTGCAAACCAAAAGGGTGGCTGCGGGAAAACTACAACATGTATGAACTTGGCTGGCGGTCTTTCCGCAGCTGGACTAAGAGTTTTAGTCGTTGATGCTGACCCGCAGGGAAGCGCCACTGAGTGGCGCAATAGATCTGAGGAGTCACGTCTGAGCTTTGACGTGATAGCTATGTCAACTTCATCGATCCACAAAGAGCTTCCTCGGGTCATCAAGAACTCATCCTATGAAGTTGCTATCATTGATTGTCCACCCGGGACCGAGACAAAAGGCTTTGGCACCGTGACCCGCTCAGCACTCCTAGCTGCGGACTGCGTCATTATTCCAAGCCGGCCCACGCCGATTGACTTTCTCGCTACCTCCATCATGCTCCCGGTACTTGCCGATGTTGCCACTATCAAGCCAGAACAACGAGTTTTCCTCCTGTTGAATGCAAAGCATTCCAGTAATCGACTTGGACGAACAGCGAAAGAGGGTGCAATTGCGATGTTCAGTGATCAGGGCATCAAGATCGATATTCTTCAAACTGAGATTCACGATCGCACCGCCTTCGCTGAGGCGCCGGCATCAGGCCAGACGGTTGTTGAATTTGCTCCTTCATCAAAAGCTGCCGAAGAGATTCTTTTTCTAACCAAGGAGGTCATCAAACTATGTCTGGTCGCCCAACAGTGA
- a CDS encoding ATP-binding protein has product MGVGKTHLATGILRKLVTERGATGLFCDYRELLKQVQNSYNKQVQATELAILEPIFQAEVLVLDELGAAKPSEWVWDTVGLILNTRYNDRRTTIITTNYANVGPLGSSLEVTPIRGALREETLGDRIGERMRSRLQEMCVQVEIQGKDFRQSVAMAWFT; this is encoded by the coding sequence TTGGGCGTCGGCAAGACACATCTCGCAACGGGCATTCTGCGAAAGCTTGTCACGGAACGCGGAGCGACAGGGCTCTTCTGCGACTATCGCGAACTCTTGAAGCAGGTTCAAAACAGTTACAACAAGCAGGTCCAGGCCACCGAGCTTGCGATCCTTGAGCCGATCTTTCAGGCCGAAGTGCTGGTCCTGGACGAACTGGGAGCAGCAAAACCAAGCGAATGGGTCTGGGACACCGTAGGCCTGATTCTTAACACTCGCTATAACGACCGCCGAACGACCATCATCACGACAAACTACGCAAACGTAGGACCATTGGGCAGCAGCCTGGAGGTTACGCCGATTCGTGGCGCTCTCCGGGAGGAGACACTTGGCGATCGCATTGGCGAACGGATGAGAAGTCGCCTGCAGGAGATGTGCGTCCAGGTCGAGATACAAGGCAAAGACTTTCGTCAAAGCGTCGCAATGGCATGGTTCACTTAG
- a CDS encoding SLATT domain-containing protein, with protein sequence MSEKPVLRTVELLESWQRKSRISQRAHYFVARRLVRRNCLIGVPAVILSGALGSGLLVTTQTSLSVHWRIGAGIAGVAAAVLTAIQMSANLFGAAERHRSTGAHFDSLSREIEQSLAVCPLSEEIPLQTVELIRKELDSLSERAPALAPELLEERRSSSVSEVNRTRRYEDSPFNTTSS encoded by the coding sequence GTGTCAGAAAAGCCTGTTCTGAGAACCGTTGAATTGCTCGAAAGTTGGCAACGAAAGTCGCGAATCAGCCAACGAGCGCACTACTTCGTGGCAAGACGCTTAGTTCGACGAAATTGCCTCATCGGTGTTCCAGCAGTGATTCTCTCGGGAGCTCTTGGCTCTGGCCTGCTGGTCACGACGCAGACCTCTTTGAGTGTTCACTGGCGCATCGGGGCTGGGATTGCTGGAGTTGCCGCGGCGGTACTAACCGCGATCCAAATGTCGGCGAATCTCTTTGGGGCCGCCGAGCGGCATAGAAGCACGGGTGCCCACTTCGACTCGCTTTCGAGAGAGATCGAACAATCTCTGGCAGTCTGTCCGCTCTCCGAAGAAATTCCCTTACAAACTGTTGAGTTGATCCGCAAAGAGCTTGATTCTTTGTCTGAGAGGGCGCCCGCGCTTGCACCTGAACTTCTCGAGGAACGCCGATCTTCGTCTGTGTCTGAGGTGAATCGTACCAGACGCTATGAGGATTCTCCGTTCAACACGACCTCATCCTGA
- a CDS encoding single-stranded DNA-binding protein: MQRAALKTPTPFGRTLSFPEPAVAPLRGVDSSPEANSGPLPQIPFSRRGSGSRGTPFGQACTADSGTNQKKTEPNTVFNKVILIGRLGQNAEAKTAQNNKEYVVLSVATQESWKNDKGEDETRTEWHRVYAWSHLSKFARTLQKGQLITLEGKLKYREVEEDVEGVTFNRRIAEIHAISMKRLSKIEDTDDPSDGEDDE; this comes from the coding sequence GTGCAGCGTGCCGCGCTCAAGACACCCACGCCCTTCGGACGCACGCTCTCCTTCCCGGAACCCGCTGTCGCCCCTCTGCGAGGTGTGGACTCCTCCCCCGAGGCAAACTCGGGTCCCCTTCCACAAATTCCCTTCAGTCGCCGAGGGAGTGGGTCGCGCGGCACACCCTTCGGGCAAGCGTGTACCGCAGACAGCGGCACAAACCAGAAGAAAACGGAGCCAAACACCGTGTTCAACAAAGTCATCCTCATCGGCCGCCTCGGACAGAACGCAGAAGCCAAAACCGCTCAGAACAACAAAGAGTACGTCGTCCTCAGCGTCGCAACCCAGGAGAGCTGGAAGAACGACAAGGGCGAAGACGAAACCCGCACCGAATGGCATCGCGTCTATGCCTGGAGCCATCTCTCGAAGTTCGCCAGGACCCTCCAGAAGGGGCAGCTCATCACCCTTGAAGGCAAGCTCAAGTATCGCGAGGTCGAGGAAGACGTCGAGGGAGTCACGTTCAATCGCCGGATCGCCGAGATCCATGCCATCAGCATGAAGCGGCTCTCGAAGATCGAGGACACTGACGATCCTTCGGACGGGGAGGACGACGAGTAG